In the Pseudonocardia sediminis genome, GTCCTGACCGCCGCTCAGGGCGGTGTTGGTCAGGTCGTAGCGGCGCGCCACGCCGTCGAACATCGTGGCGACGTCGCGCGGATCCTTGTCGAGATCGGCCCGGGACACGCCCCCGACAGTACGGGCAGCGCTCAGCTCAGGTACTCGCGCACGGCCTCCCGCAGCCCGGTCAGGTACTCGGCGCGGGTGCGGGCGGCCAGCGCGGGCCACTGCGCCGCGGGCACGCTCACCGGGCCGCGCTGCGGGCCGAACGCGCCCATCCCGTGCAGGGCGATCCAGCGATGGTCGTAGTCGTGCGGGGCGCGCCGGTCCCAGGCGACGCCGGTGATCGCGGCCCGGCGGACCCGGTCGCGGCCGGTGAAGGCCCACCGGTTGATCGGCTCGCCGAACCGTTCACGCAGCACGTCGAGGGCGCCGGCCGCGGTCGGGTCCGTGCAGCGGTTCGCGTCGAACCGGGCCCGGACCTGCGCGGCGTAGAACCAGGCGGCGCCCTCGGCGTGGCTCCCGCGGGCGTGCAGCAGCGCCGCCGCCGCGAACAGCACCGGCGGCATCTGCCGCTGCGGGCGGGCCAGCACGACGTCGAGGGCACCGGTGTCCCCACCGAGCAGCATCGGCATCAGGCGCGCGGCCTCGGAGGTGTCGACGGCGGCGAGCTCGCCCGACGGTTCGACGTGCACGGTGTGTCCGACCATGACGGTGACCCTGCTCCGCCCGGGACCGGCCCGGATCCGCACGACTACGGAGGCGGTTCAGGCCGCCGCGGTCAGGCTGGCCAGCATCCCCTCCACCGACTCGGGCCAGCCGAACTGCTCGGCGCGCGAGCGGGCGGCGTGCCGTCGACCGTCGGGGTCGGCGGCCAGCACCGTCGTGATCCCGGCGGCGAACGCCTCCGGGGAGTCCTCGGCGGAGGCGCCGCAGGCCGGGTGCCCGGCGTCGGAGGTGACGATCTCGGGCAGCGCCGAGGACCGCGACACCACCACCGGGGTACCGCTGGCCAGCGCCTCCAGCGCGGAGAGCCCGAACGTCTCGTGCGGGCCCGGCGCGATCGAGACGTCCGCCGAGGCGAGCAGGCTCGCCAGGCGCGGGCGGTCGCCGACGAAGCCCAGGAACGTCACCGGGAGCCCGGACGCGCGGCGTTCCAGCGCGGCCCGCCGCGGCCCGTCACCGGCGACGACCAGGTGCACCGACGCGCCCGCGTCGTGCAGCGCGGCGACGGCGTCGACGCTGCGCTCGGGGTGCTTCTCCGGTGACAGCCGGCCGCAGTGCACCAGCAGCGTGCCCGCACCGGAGACCAGGTCGCGGCGCAGCCCGGCGTCGTGCCGGCGCGGGGAGAACGTCGCCAGGTCGACCCCGAGCGGGACCTGGCGCACGTTCGCCGCCCCGATCCGGTCGAACTCGGCGCGCGCGAACGACGTCGTGCACACGACCGTGTCGTAGGCCGCGGCCATCCTCGTGTTGGCCAGGTCGGCCAGCGCGCGGGCGGGCCGGTCCGGGAGCAGGAACTGGTCGAGCAGCCGGTCGAGGCGCTCGTGCGACACGACGACGCTCGGCACCCCGCGCCGCGCCGCCCACCCGCCGAGGCCGCGCAGCGTGAGCCGGTCGGAGACCTCGATCGCGTCCGGGCGCAGCCGCTCCAGCAGCCGCGTCACCCGCCACGGGTCGACGGCGCGGTAGCCCCCGGTGCCGGGCAGCAGCGGCGCCGGGACCTCGATCCGCCGGATCCCGCCGGGCATGCGCTCGTCGCGGGCACGGGCGCCGGGCACCACGAGCACGACCTCGTGCCCGCGCGCGACGTAGCCCGTGCCCAGCGCCGTCAGCGCCGTGCGCAGGCCGCCGGAGCGGGGACCGTAGAAGTTCGCGAGCTGGACGATCCGCACCGTCTCAGGCCGCGTGCACCGGCACGTGGCGCTCTCCCGCGCGCAGGACGTCGCCGTAGTGGGCGAGGAGCTCGTCGCCGACCGCGGTCCACGTGCGGCGCAGCACCGACTGCCGGGCGGCCGAGCCGAACGCGGCCCGGCGTGCCGGGTCGGTCAGCGCCAGGACGGCCTCGCGCAGCTCGCGGTCGGCGGCGTCGGTGGCCGGGTCGCCGGGCTCGCCGCCGTCGGGCCGCGGCGCGACGAGGTAGCCGGTGAGGCCGGGCAGCACCAGGTCGCGCGGGCCGCCCGCGTCCGGGGCGATCGCCGGGACGCCGGAGGCCAGGGCCTCCTGCACGGCCTGGCAGAACGTCTCGGCCTGCCCGGTGTGCACGAACACGTCCAGCGAGGCGTAGATGTCGGCGAGCTCGTCACCGCCACGCTGGCCGAGGAACGCCGCACCCGGCAGCATCTCGCGCAGCCGCTCCGCGCTCGGCCCGTCGCCGACGACGACCAGCCGCACGCCGGGCAGGTCGCCCAGCACGGCGAGGCGGTCGACCTGCTTCTCCGGGGCCAGACGCCCGACGAACCCGACCAGCAGCTCCCCGTTCGGGGCCAGCCGGGCGCGCCAGGACTCCGAGCGCCGCGACGGGGTGAAGCGGCGGGTGTCGACGCCGCGGGCCCACTGGTGCACCCGCGCGACACCGCGGTCGCGCAGCGCGCCGGTCGCCCAGCTCGACGGGGCCAGCGTGCGGTCGGCCTGGTTGTGCAGGCGGCACGTCCAGCGCCACGCCGCCCGGGCGGTCAGCCCGAGGCCGTAGGACGCGGCGAAACCGGCGACGTCGGTCTGGTAGATCGCGACCGTCGGCACGTTCAGCCGCCGGGCGGCGGCCAGACCGCGGGCGCCGACCACGAACGGCGCCGCCAGGTGCACGACGTCGGGCCGGAACGTCCGCAGCGCGGTGAGGATCCGCCGGCTCGGCACGCCGACCGGCATCGAGTTGACCACGGGCAGCTCCAGCGCCGGGATCCGGACGACCGGGATGCCCTCGTGGCTCTCCGGTTCGCTGGCCCCCGGGGCGACGACGAGGACGTCGTGCCCACCGGCGCGCAGGTGCTCGCACACCCTCAGGACCGAGTTGGTGACGCCGTTGACCACGGGCAGGAAGCATTCGGACACGATGGCGACTCGCACGGGGAATGACCATGGTGCGGCGGTGACGCCGGGTGCCGTCCCGCGCGTGACCCGTCGTCCAACAGTCGGCCAACACTGAGCGTCCGGGTACGGAGTTGGCCGGGCCGGCCCCGGCCCGTCATCTCACGGACGCGACGGGGTCACCCCGCACCCCGACACTAGGTCCACATGACGGTCGCCTCGTTGCCGCTCCCCCAGCTCCCGACGCCGGAGCCGGTCGACCCCGGTCTGCTCTCCCGCGCGCTGGAGGCGGCCGGACGGCTGGCCAACGACGCCGCCGAGGTCATCTCGGCGACGATCGGGCGCGACCACTCCGGTGGCCGCCCCGCCACCACCGGGACGAAGGCGAACCCCTTCGACTGGGTCACCGACACCGACCGCACCCTGGAACGCCACACGCGCCGGGTGCTGGCCGCGGAGTTCCCGTTGTTCCCGGTCGTCGGCGAGGAGTACGGCGCCGACGCCGCGGCCGAGCACGCGCCGATGCGCTGGGTCGTCGACCCGGTGGACGGCACGGCGAACTACGTCGCCGGCCTGCCCTGGTGCGCCTACAGCCTCGCGCTCGTCGACGCCTCCGGCCCGGCCGTCGGGGTGGTCGCCGACCCGGGGCGCGGGCAGATCTACGCCGCCGCGCGCGGGCGGGGCTTCCGGGCGAACGGCGTCCCGGTCCGCGCCCTGGCCCAGCCGGTCGTGGCGGGCTCGCTGGTCTGCGCGGAGGACCCGGAGGCCGGGTTCGTGAGCCGGGTCCGGAACGCGCACGCGGGCGTCCGGGTGCTGGGCTCGGCCGCGCTCGCGGTCACCCAGGTCGCGCTGGGCCACGCGGTGGCCGCGGTGCTGGAGCGCTACCACGAGTGGGACGTCGCAGGGGCGCTGTGCCTGGCCCGCGAGGCCGGGGCGGTCGTGGTCGACCGGTCCGGGCGGCCGGACCCGATGCCCTCGGGCGGCCTGCTGGTCGTCCGGCCCGAGGTCTGTCACGAGATGCTGCGGCTCTGGTGGGGTTAGACCCGGGTTGGACCCGCTCAGGCGGCGGCACGACGGCGACGCAGCCACACGATGACCGGCGCCAGGACCAGCCACAGCACGACCAGCCCGCCGGCCATCGGCAGGATCCCGTCGACGGCGCTGCGCCCGGCCACCCGGACCCGCAACGGGTTCGTCGTGTCGTACTCCACGTAGATGCTCTGCCCGGCCTCGAGCCCCGCCGGGTAGTACACGGCCGGGGTGCGGAGCCCGCCCTGGTCGTCGACGAACTGCACGACGGTGCGCCAGTACGTCGACCCGTCCAGCACGCTCGCGGCGGTGGTCGCGCGGTTCGAGGCGATCCGGACGTCGTCGACGAACGCCCCGGCCAGCGCCAGCACGGCCAGCACCGTGAGCACGACGCCGAGACCGATCAGGATCTCCGGGATGCGGCGCCGGGCGGCCCGCAGCAGCCGGGCCGCGGTGGCCCGGCTCTCGGCCAGGACGTCGCTCGCGGGACTGGTCACGGCACCCGATCCTAGGGCTGCGACGATCGGGTGTGGCCGGTGCCTCCCAACGCCAACCGCACGCGGGCGTCGGCCGTTGCCTACTCTCGAAGGCGTGACTGCCGCACCGGCCACCACGGCGCTGCGGGTCCGGACACGGCCGATCCGGCTGACCGGCCCGTTGCTCGACGTGCTGCCCGCGGACTCCGGTGTGCTCAGCTGGGTGCGCGAGGGCGAGGGCATCGTCGGGTGGGGCGAGGTCGCACGGTTCACCGGCACCGGGCCCGACCGTTTCGCCGACGCCGACCGCTGGTGGCAGGAGTTCTGCGCGGGCCTCGACGTCCGCGACGACGTGGCGCTGCCGGGTACCGGGGCGGTCGCGTTCGCCAGCTTCACCTTCGCCGACGACTCCCCCGGCTCGGTGCTGGTCGTGCCGCGGGTCGTCGTCGGGCGCCGTGGCTCGCGGGCCTGGATGACCGAGATCGTCCCGGCCGGCGGCCCGGAACCCGCACCGAGTGCGCTGCCCGCCGTGACGCCGGTCCGTCCGGGCGGGCGGCTGCGCTACTCCGACGGACGGGTCTCGCCGAGCCGCTACCGCACCGTCGTCGCCGAGGCCGCGCGCCGGATGCGCGCTGGCGAGCTCGGCAAGGCCGTCCTGGCGCACGACGTCGTCGCCCGCGCCGAGACGCCGCTGGACCCGCGATTCCTGCTGCACGGGCTGTCCCGCGGCTACCCGACGTGCTGGAGCTACGCCGTCGACGGGCTGGTCGGGGCCACCCCGGAGCTGCTCCTGCGCCTGAGCGACGGGCTCGTCGAGTCGCGGGTGCTGGCCGGGACGATCTGGCCGGGCGAGCGGCGCGACCAGACCCCGTCGACGTCGTCGGGGACCTACGACCTGGGCGGCGCGCTGTTCGGCTCCGGCAAGGACCGCCGCGAGCACGCCTACGCCGTCGACTCCCTCGCCGCGTCGCTGCGCCCGCTCGTGCGCGACCTCGAGGTCCCCGCGGCGCCGCGCGTGCTGACCCTGCCGAACGTCTCGCACCTGGCCAGCGACGTGCGCGGGCACCTCGACCCGGCGCGTCCGGTGTCGCTGCTCGGGCTGCTCGGCGCCGTGCACCCGACCGCCGCCGTCGGCGGGACCCCGACCGCCGCGGCCGCCGCGCTGATCTCCGAGATCGAGGGGATGGACCGCGGCCGCTACGCCGGGCCGGTCGGCTACCTCGACACCCGCGGCGGCGGTGAGCTGGGCATCGCGCTGCGCTGCGCCGAGCTCGACGGCGCCACGGCGCGGCTGTTCGCCGGCTGCGGGATCGTCGCGGACTCCGACCCCGACGTCGAGGTCCGGGAGGCCGCGGCGAAGATGCGCGCGGTCCGCGAGGCGTTGCAGGGCTGAGACCCCGCGCCGCGGCTCAGCCGGTCCGGACCCGTTCCACCGCCCGGTCGGCGGCGCGCTCGACGATCCCCCGCAGCGCGGCGTGGGTGTCCCGGAGGCCGTCGCGGCGCGCCCGCACCTCGACGATCCGCACGCCCGCGCCCCGCTGTGCGACGAGGTCGGCGGGGTCGCCGGTGAACCGCGCGTAGCCGATCCCCGCGGCCGAGGCCAGCGCCTGCAGGTCCACCCCGGTCGGGGTGCCGAACACCCGCTCGAACGAGCGCGCGTGCTGCTCCGACCCCTGTTCGAGCAGGTGGAAGATGCCGCCGCCGTCGTCGTTGAGCACGACCAGCGTCAGGTCCGGGCGCGGCTCGTACGGGCCCAGGTAGAGCCCGGTCGTGTCGTGCAGCAGCGTCAGGTCGCCGAGCAGGGCGACGGTCGGGCCGTCGTGGGCCAGGGCCGCGCCGACGGCGGTGGACACCGTGCCGTCGATGCCGGCGACGCCGCGGTTGGCCCGCATCGTGAGCCCGGCCCGCGGCGCGGCGGCCAGGGCGACGTCGCGCACCGGGTTCGACGAGCCGATCACCAGCTGCGCGCCGCCGGGCTGGGCGGCCACCAGGTCGCGGGCCAGGCGCAGGCCGGGGGCGCCGTCGCCCTCGCCGGAGGACAGGGCGGCGTCCAGCGCGGCCGAGGCGGCCCCGTCGGCGGCGTGCCAGGCGTCGCGGAACTCCGGCGGCGGGCGCAGCGGCGGCACCGAGCCGACCGCGCGCACGGCACCGGCGACGTCGGTCCAGGGCTCGCCGTGCGCCCCGGCGACGGCGTACACGGCGACGCCGGGGTCGGCGAGCAGCGCGGAGACGCCGCGGTGCAGCGTCGGGCGGCCCACCACCAGCACCTGTTCCGGGCGCAGCTCCGGGCGGCCGAGCAGCCAGGGCGCGGTCCGGGTGGCGTGGCACCACAGCGGTGAGGACGGCTCCGCGACGACGGGGGCGCCCGCGAGCAGCGCCGGGTCGACGTCCGGCCCCCCGGACCCGGCGACGACCAGCGTCGGGGCGGAGGGGTCCAGCGGCAGCGGCGGCGCGGCGCGGTGCACCGGGGAGACCTCGGTCCACGGCAGCCCGTCCGGACGTCCGCCCAGGTCACCGGCCCTGCCGGCGTCGCCGTCGGGGACGAGCGGCTCGAGGAACGGGAGGTTCAGCTGAACCGGCCCCGGGGGCGTCCCGGGTGCCCCGGTCGCGGCGGCGACGGCCCGGGCGACCGTGGACCGCCAGCGGGCCGGGGCGCGCGGGTCGTCGGTGGCGACCGCCGTCGCGCCGGTCCAGCGCACCGCGGCGCCGAAGATCCGCGACTGGTCGATCGTCTGGCTGGCGCCGGTGCCGAGCAGCTCCGGCGGGCGGTCCGAGGTCAGCGCGAGCAGCGCCACCCCGGCGTGCGAGGCCTCCAGCACGGCCGGGTGCAGGTTCGCCACCGCCGTCCCGGACGTGACGACCACCGGCACCGGGCGTCCGGAGGACAGCGACAATCCCAGGGCCAGGAACCCGGCGGTGCGCTCGTCGGTGCGCACGTGCAGGCGGATCCGCCCGGCGGTGTCCGCGTCGCGCAGGGCGAACGCCATCGGGGCGTTGCGCGAGCCCGGGCACAGCACCGCCTCGGCCACGCCGCACCGGGCGAGCTCGTCGACGATCACCCGGGCCTGGGTGGTGGACGGGTTCATTCCCCCGAGCCTAAGCCGCGTCCGGGGAGTCGCGCGGGTGTCGGTGGTCGCACCGCTCAAACGTGATGATCGCCAAGGCCCGGACGGGAAGGTCCCGCCGCCCACGGGTCGTTGAACCCTCACAGAAGTCGAGCGCGTCGATCCGCGCCCCGATCTACGAGAGGACGACCTCACCGTGAGCACCCCGCTCTCCCCCGACAGCCCGCTCCTGCGCCCGGAGACCGTCGGCGCCTGGTCGCTGGCGAACCGCGTGTGGCTCGCGCCGCTGACCCGCAACCGCGCCGACGCCGACGGCACCCCGAACGCGCTGCAGGCGGAGTACTACGCCCAGCGCGCCGGTGCCGGCCTGATCGTCAGCGAGGGCAGCCAGCCCTCCGCCGTCGGCCAGGGCTACCCGAACACCCCGGGCGTCTACAGCGACGCCCACAAGGCCGGCTGGGCCCGCGTCGCCGACGCCGTGCACGAGAAGGACGGCACGATCGTCGTGCAGCTGATGCACGCCGGTCGCATCTCGCACACCGACTCCAACGGCGGCGCCACGCCGGTCTCGTCGTCGGCCGTGCAGGCCGCGGGCCAGATCTTCACCGCGAACGGCATGCAGGACCACAGCACGCCGCGTGCCCTCGAGGCCGATGAGCTCCCCGGCGTCGCGCAGGAGTTCGCCCACGCCGCGAAGCTGGCCGTCGACGCCGGTATCGACGGCGTGGAGCTGCACGCCGCCAACGGCTACCTGCTGCACCAGTTCCAGGCCGACGGCGTGAACGCCCGCACCGACGCCTACGGCGGGTCCGCGGAGAACCGCGCCCGGTTCACCCTCGAGGTCGCGAAGGCCACCGTCGACGCCATCGGCGCCGACCGGGTCGGCATCCGGATCTCCCCCGGGCACCCGTTCAACGACATCACCGAGGACGACCTGTCGGTCTACGAGGTCCTCGTGTCCGGCCTGGCCGCGCTCGGCCTCGCCTACCTGCACGTGATCGCCGAGGCCGACGACCCGATCGTGGACAAGCTGCGCTCCGCGTGGCCGACGACGTTCGTGCTCAACACCGGCTTCGGGACCGACTCCGACCGCGACGTCCTGGCCGAGCTGATCGAGAACGGCACCACCGACGCCGTGGCGGTCGGCCGCCCGTTCCTGGCCAACCCGGACCTCGTCCGGCGCTGGACCCGGGGCGCCGAGCTCAACGAGCCGCAGCAGGAGACGTTCTACGGCGGCGGCGCCGAGGGCTACACCGACTACCCGGCCCTGCAGTCCTGATCCGGTTCGGCTGAACCGCACTCCCGCCCCGGCGACCGTCCAGGTCGCCGGGGCGGCGGCGTCTCAGAGCTCGATCAGCTCGAACGGCGTCGCCAGCTCCGCCCCGGGCAGTCGCGCCCCCGCCTCCGCGGCGCCGCCGCGCAGGAACGTCTCCGGGTCGGCCATGGCCCCGCCGAGGGCGTCGAGGTAGGCGCGGTGCGCGGCGAGCGAGGCGACCGCGCGGTCGAACGTCGCGGTGATGTCGACGGCGTGGCGGGCCTCCGGGGAGGCCGCGACGGCGACGGCGCGCACGCCGTCCCACGGCTCGCCGCCCACCCCCGGGAACAGCCACCGGTTCCCGGCGTCGCGCGCGGCGTCGATCACCGCCCGCCCGGTGTGCACGTGGTCGGCCATGTTCCGCCCGCCGCCGGGCCAGGTGTCGTGGTGGTTGCCCGTCACGAGCAGCTGCGGGCGGTGCCGGCGGATCGCCGCAGCGATGTCGCGGCGCAGGCCGGCCGAGTACTCGATCAGACCGTCCGGGTGGTCGAGGAACTCCACGACGTCCACCCCGACGGCCGCCGCGGCGGCCCGCTGCTCGGCCTCGCGGACCGGGCCGCACTCCGGCGGCGCCATCGTGTCGATGCCGGCCTCACCCCGCGTCACCAGCAGGTACGTCACCTCCCGGCCCTGCGCCGTCCACCGGGCGACGGCCCCGGAGCCGCCGTACTCCATGTCGTCCGGGTGGGCGACGACCACCAGGATCCGGTCGGCGTCCTCGGGCAGGGGTGCGTACGGCGCAGCGTCCATCCCCCGATCCTCGTGCCTGATTGCGTCCACACGGAACGGTGAATTCCGGACATCCAGGCCGTAGCGTGACCCACCGTCACAGCCGTCCGGCAGGGGGAGCCGTCATGTCCGAGGTACGGGGCGCGACCAGCCCGTCCGGTGCACCACCGGAACGCTCGTCGATCGTCAAGATCGTGTCCGCGTCGATGCTGGGCACGACCGTCGAGTGGTACGACTTCTTCCTCTACGGCGTCGCCGCCGCGATCGTGTTCCCGGCCGTGTTCTTCCCGGACGCGGACCCGACCGCGGGCACGCTGCTCTCGCTGGGCACGTTCGCGATCGGGTTCGTCGCCCGGCCGCTGGGCGGGCTCGTGTTCGGCCACTACGGCGACAAGATCGGCCGCAAGAAGCTGCTGGTCCTGAGCCTGCTCATGATGGGCGTCTCGACGTTCCTGATCGGCCTGCTCCCGGGCTACGCGACGATCGGGATCGCCGCACCGCTGCTGCTGGTGCTGCTGCGGCTGGTGCAGGGCTTCGCGCTCGGCGGCGAGTGGGGCGGCGCGGTGCTGATCGTCTCCGAGCACGGTGACCCGGCCCGGCGCGGGTTCTGGGCGAGCTGGCCGCAGGCCGGCGCACCGGCCGGGCAGCTGCTCGCGAACGGGCTGCTGGCCGTGATGGCGGTCGTGCAGAGCGAGGCGGCGTTCGAGTCCTGGGGCTGGCGGATCCCGTTCCTGCTCTCCGCGGTGCTGGTGCTGATCGGGCTGTACGTGCGCCTGTCGGTCGAGGAGTCGCCGGTGTTCCGCGACGCCCAGGCCCGCGCGGCCGAGCGGGCCGCGGCCGGCACGCGCGACGTGATGCCGATCCTGGACGTCCTGCGCCTGTACCCCCGCGAGGTCCTGACCGCGATGGGCGCGCGGTTCGCCGAGAACGTCGCCTACTACATCTTCACCATCGTCGTGAGCACGTACATGCAGGTGCGGTTCGGGCTGCCGACGTCGTTCGTGCTGGGTGCGGTGCTGATCGGGGCGGCGGTGCACATCGTGACGATCCCGATCTGGGGTGCGGTCTCGGACCGGGTCGGGCGGCGCCCGGTGTACCTGTTCGGCGCGGTCGGGATCGGGGCGTGGGCGTTCGCGTTCTTCGCCCTGCTCGACACGCAGAACTTCGCGCTGGTCGCGACCGCCGTCGTCGTCGGGCTGCTGTTCCACGGCGCGATGTACGGGCCGCAGGCGGCGTTCCTGTCCGAGCTGTTCGGCACGAAGGTGCGGTACTCCGGCGTCTCGATCGGCTACCAGCTCGCGTCGGTGCTGGCCGGCGGGCTGGCGCCGCTGATCGCGGCGTCGCTGCTCGCGGTGTACGGCAACGGCTACGCGATCGCGATCTACGTCGCGGCCTGCTCGGTGGTCACGATCGTCGCGGTGGCGACGTACTCGGAGACGCGGACCCGGCGCCTCGACGCCGACGACGCGCTGCCCCCGGCGCGGTAGCCCCGCCCGGTGGTCCCCTCCGGTGGTCCCCGCCCGGCGGACGGGCGACCCCGGCGGGTGCGCTGCGTCACGGGGGCGTAGAACGGGCCCTGCGATCACCCACGACCCCCGGGGTCACCGACGACGCAGGGAGCCGCCATGCCACGCACCGAGCTCACCATCCGCACCGACGACGGCGACGCCCCGGCGACGCTGCACACCCCCGACGGCGACGGCCCCTGGCCGGGCGTCCTGTTCTACGTCGACGCGGGCGGGGTCCGCGCCGCGATGCACGACATGGCCGCGCACCTGGCCGTCCTCGGCTACGCCGTCCTGGTGCCCGACGTCTACTACCGCCACGGCGACTGGGAACCGTTCGACCTGGCCACCGCGTTCACCGACCCGGACCAGCGCGCCCGCCTCGGCGACCTGATGTCCAGCCTGACCAGCGAGATCGTCGCCGTGGACGCCGAGTCCTACGTGACGGCCCTGCTGGAGCGTCCCGAGGTC is a window encoding:
- a CDS encoding glycosyltransferase, with translation MRIVQLANFYGPRSGGLRTALTALGTGYVARGHEVVLVVPGARARDERMPGGIRRIEVPAPLLPGTGGYRAVDPWRVTRLLERLRPDAIEVSDRLTLRGLGGWAARRGVPSVVVSHERLDRLLDQFLLPDRPARALADLANTRMAAAYDTVVCTTSFARAEFDRIGAANVRQVPLGVDLATFSPRRHDAGLRRDLVSGAGTLLVHCGRLSPEKHPERSVDAVAALHDAGASVHLVVAGDGPRRAALERRASGLPVTFLGFVGDRPRLASLLASADVSIAPGPHETFGLSALEALASGTPVVVSRSSALPEIVTSDAGHPACGASAEDSPEAFAAGITTVLAADPDGRRHAARSRAEQFGWPESVEGMLASLTAAA
- a CDS encoding glycosyltransferase family 4 protein — encoded protein: MRVAIVSECFLPVVNGVTNSVLRVCEHLRAGGHDVLVVAPGASEPESHEGIPVVRIPALELPVVNSMPVGVPSRRILTALRTFRPDVVHLAAPFVVGARGLAAARRLNVPTVAIYQTDVAGFAASYGLGLTARAAWRWTCRLHNQADRTLAPSSWATGALRDRGVARVHQWARGVDTRRFTPSRRSESWRARLAPNGELLVGFVGRLAPEKQVDRLAVLGDLPGVRLVVVGDGPSAERLREMLPGAAFLGQRGGDELADIYASLDVFVHTGQAETFCQAVQEALASGVPAIAPDAGGPRDLVLPGLTGYLVAPRPDGGEPGDPATDAADRELREAVLALTDPARRAAFGSAARQSVLRRTWTAVGDELLAHYGDVLRAGERHVPVHAA
- a CDS encoding inositol monophosphatase family protein; this encodes MTVASLPLPQLPTPEPVDPGLLSRALEAAGRLANDAAEVISATIGRDHSGGRPATTGTKANPFDWVTDTDRTLERHTRRVLAAEFPLFPVVGEEYGADAAAEHAPMRWVVDPVDGTANYVAGLPWCAYSLALVDASGPAVGVVADPGRGQIYAAARGRGFRANGVPVRALAQPVVAGSLVCAEDPEAGFVSRVRNAHAGVRVLGSAALAVTQVALGHAVAAVLERYHEWDVAGALCLAREAGAVVVDRSGRPDPMPSGGLLVVRPEVCHEMLRLWWG
- a CDS encoding DUF3592 domain-containing protein — translated: MTSPASDVLAESRATAARLLRAARRRIPEILIGLGVVLTVLAVLALAGAFVDDVRIASNRATTAASVLDGSTYWRTVVQFVDDQGGLRTPAVYYPAGLEAGQSIYVEYDTTNPLRVRVAGRSAVDGILPMAGGLVVLWLVLAPVIVWLRRRRAAA
- a CDS encoding isochorismate synthase, whose protein sequence is MTAAPATTALRVRTRPIRLTGPLLDVLPADSGVLSWVREGEGIVGWGEVARFTGTGPDRFADADRWWQEFCAGLDVRDDVALPGTGAVAFASFTFADDSPGSVLVVPRVVVGRRGSRAWMTEIVPAGGPEPAPSALPAVTPVRPGGRLRYSDGRVSPSRYRTVVAEAARRMRAGELGKAVLAHDVVARAETPLDPRFLLHGLSRGYPTCWSYAVDGLVGATPELLLRLSDGLVESRVLAGTIWPGERRDQTPSTSSGTYDLGGALFGSGKDRREHAYAVDSLAASLRPLVRDLEVPAAPRVLTLPNVSHLASDVRGHLDPARPVSLLGLLGAVHPTAAVGGTPTAAAAALISEIEGMDRGRYAGPVGYLDTRGGGELGIALRCAELDGATARLFAGCGIVADSDPDVEVREAAAKMRAVREALQG
- the menD gene encoding 2-succinyl-5-enolpyruvyl-6-hydroxy-3-cyclohexene-1-carboxylic-acid synthase; amino-acid sequence: MNPSTTQARVIVDELARCGVAEAVLCPGSRNAPMAFALRDADTAGRIRLHVRTDERTAGFLALGLSLSSGRPVPVVVTSGTAVANLHPAVLEASHAGVALLALTSDRPPELLGTGASQTIDQSRIFGAAVRWTGATAVATDDPRAPARWRSTVARAVAAATGAPGTPPGPVQLNLPFLEPLVPDGDAGRAGDLGGRPDGLPWTEVSPVHRAAPPLPLDPSAPTLVVAGSGGPDVDPALLAGAPVVAEPSSPLWCHATRTAPWLLGRPELRPEQVLVVGRPTLHRGVSALLADPGVAVYAVAGAHGEPWTDVAGAVRAVGSVPPLRPPPEFRDAWHAADGAASAALDAALSSGEGDGAPGLRLARDLVAAQPGGAQLVIGSSNPVRDVALAAAPRAGLTMRANRGVAGIDGTVSTAVGAALAHDGPTVALLGDLTLLHDTTGLYLGPYEPRPDLTLVVLNDDGGGIFHLLEQGSEQHARSFERVFGTPTGVDLQALASAAGIGYARFTGDPADLVAQRGAGVRIVEVRARRDGLRDTHAALRGIVERAADRAVERVRTG
- a CDS encoding alkene reductase — translated: MSTPLSPDSPLLRPETVGAWSLANRVWLAPLTRNRADADGTPNALQAEYYAQRAGAGLIVSEGSQPSAVGQGYPNTPGVYSDAHKAGWARVADAVHEKDGTIVVQLMHAGRISHTDSNGGATPVSSSAVQAAGQIFTANGMQDHSTPRALEADELPGVAQEFAHAAKLAVDAGIDGVELHAANGYLLHQFQADGVNARTDAYGGSAENRARFTLEVAKATVDAIGADRVGIRISPGHPFNDITEDDLSVYEVLVSGLAALGLAYLHVIAEADDPIVDKLRSAWPTTFVLNTGFGTDSDRDVLAELIENGTTDAVAVGRPFLANPDLVRRWTRGAELNEPQQETFYGGGAEGYTDYPALQS
- a CDS encoding PIG-L deacetylase family protein codes for the protein MDAAPYAPLPEDADRILVVVAHPDDMEYGGSGAVARWTAQGREVTYLLVTRGEAGIDTMAPPECGPVREAEQRAAAAAVGVDVVEFLDHPDGLIEYSAGLRRDIAAAIRRHRPQLLVTGNHHDTWPGGGRNMADHVHTGRAVIDAARDAGNRWLFPGVGGEPWDGVRAVAVAASPEARHAVDITATFDRAVASLAAHRAYLDALGGAMADPETFLRGGAAEAGARLPGAELATPFELIEL
- a CDS encoding MFS transporter; translated protein: MSEVRGATSPSGAPPERSSIVKIVSASMLGTTVEWYDFFLYGVAAAIVFPAVFFPDADPTAGTLLSLGTFAIGFVARPLGGLVFGHYGDKIGRKKLLVLSLLMMGVSTFLIGLLPGYATIGIAAPLLLVLLRLVQGFALGGEWGGAVLIVSEHGDPARRGFWASWPQAGAPAGQLLANGLLAVMAVVQSEAAFESWGWRIPFLLSAVLVLIGLYVRLSVEESPVFRDAQARAAERAAAGTRDVMPILDVLRLYPREVLTAMGARFAENVAYYIFTIVVSTYMQVRFGLPTSFVLGAVLIGAAVHIVTIPIWGAVSDRVGRRPVYLFGAVGIGAWAFAFFALLDTQNFALVATAVVVGLLFHGAMYGPQAAFLSELFGTKVRYSGVSIGYQLASVLAGGLAPLIAASLLAVYGNGYAIAIYVAACSVVTIVAVATYSETRTRRLDADDALPPAR